The Streptomyces sp. NBC_00659 genomic interval GGCTCCCAGAAGGCACTCGGAGGGCCGTACCCCTCGTCAAGTCTGTACATGCAGACGGACTGGGTCAACGGTCACAAGGAGACGGTCCAGAAGCTCGCGAACGCCTTCGTGAAGACCCTCCGGTGGATGGCTGCGCACAGCGCCTCCGAGATCGCCGCCAAGATGCCCGCCGACTACTCGCAGGGCAGCCAGACGCTGTACGCCGGGGCGATCGAGAGCACGCTGCCGATGTTCACCGAGGACGGGGTGATGCCCGAGAACGGTCCCGAGACCGTCGAGAAGGTCCTCAAGGCGTTCAACCCGAACATCAGGAACGCCGATGTGGACCTGAGCAAGACGTACACCACGGAGTTCGTGAAGAAGGCGGCCGGCTGACCGCCCGCCGCCGATAACACGCGGAGCCGCCCCGCCGCCCGTACGACCGTGCTCCCCCGCCGGTCGTCCGGGCGACGGGGCGGCCGTTCCCCCGCTTCGTCGGGGGTGTCCCTCAGGTGTGGGCGACCCAGGCGTAGCGGTGCTCCGGGCGGCCCGCGTCGCCGTATCGGAGGGTCAGACGAGCCTTCCCCGTACGCTCCAGGAGCTTCAGATAACGCTGGGCGGTCTGCCGGCTCAGTCCGGTCGCCTCCGCGACCTCCTGGGCCGACAGCGAGCCCTCCGCGTTCAACAGGGCGCGCCGTACGAGTTCGGCCGTCGGCGGGGAGTGGCCCTTGGGCAGGTCGGGCACGACGCCTGACGAGAGGGCCCCGAAGATCAGGTCCACATCGGACTGCTCGGCCGTGCCGCCGCGGTCGAGCGTGCGTCGCAGATCCGCGTAAGTCTCCAGTTTGGCGCGCAGCCCGGCGAACGAG includes:
- a CDS encoding response regulator; translated protein: MIHVLVVDDDTRVARVNAAYVERVPGFRVVGQAHSAAEALRRMEEVPHPDLVLMDHHLPDETGLAVVQEMRRRGHQIDVIMVTAARDLATVRAALRQGVLQYLVKPFSFAGLRAKLETYADLRRTLDRGGTAEQSDVDLIFGALSSGVVPDLPKGHSPPTAELVRRALLNAEGSLSAQEVAEATGLSRQTAQRYLKLLERTGKARLTLRYGDAGRPEHRYAWVAHT